Proteins from a single region of Siphonobacter curvatus:
- a CDS encoding APC family permease translates to MATVPQDTGFKPRVNLFDATMVVAGSMIGSGIFIVSAEITRSVGGAGYMLAMWLLAGVVTIIAAVSYGELAAMFPRAGGMYIYLREAYGSLVGFLYGWAFFTVIQTGTIAAVGVAFAKFTAYLIPAVSEKEILLSLGGFQLSAAQLVAIGTIVFLTYINSRGVENGVAVQTILTTVKILSLVGLTIAGLIWGAKAEVWEQNWQNAWTLSALTQTNGQVESTALSGLAFFGAIAVAMKGTLFSSDSWHSITSIAGEVKNPQKNIGLSLVLGTLIVTFLYVLTNVMYLAVVPLHEMAFAPNDRVGVVAADYIFGSWGTIAIAIMIMISTFGCNNGLILSGARVYYTMAKDGLFFHKAGLLNKNKVPAYSLWIQCAWASLLCLTGEYNRLLALVIFGVLIFYILTILGIYVLRVKQPDTPRPYRAFGYPYLPIIYVVVALFLAVLLLIFEAQYTLPGLGLILLGIPVYYLVMRKKEPVEA, encoded by the coding sequence ATGGCAACTGTACCTCAAGACACGGGTTTTAAGCCCCGAGTAAATTTATTTGATGCGACGATGGTCGTGGCGGGCTCGATGATCGGGTCCGGGATTTTCATTGTGAGTGCGGAAATTACCCGCAGTGTTGGCGGAGCGGGCTATATGCTGGCGATGTGGTTGCTGGCGGGAGTCGTTACCATCATTGCGGCGGTTAGTTACGGAGAACTGGCGGCCATGTTTCCCCGGGCGGGCGGTATGTACATTTACCTGCGGGAAGCCTATGGTTCGTTAGTGGGTTTCCTGTACGGATGGGCTTTTTTTACCGTTATTCAAACCGGTACGATTGCGGCCGTAGGCGTGGCTTTTGCCAAGTTTACTGCCTATTTGATTCCGGCGGTTAGTGAAAAAGAAATTCTGCTGAGTCTGGGCGGATTTCAACTCTCGGCGGCTCAGTTAGTAGCCATTGGGACGATTGTTTTTCTGACGTACATCAACAGCCGGGGTGTAGAAAATGGCGTTGCCGTACAGACGATTCTTACTACGGTTAAAATTCTCTCTCTGGTCGGTTTAACCATCGCCGGTCTGATCTGGGGAGCCAAAGCCGAGGTATGGGAACAGAACTGGCAAAATGCCTGGACGCTGTCGGCCCTGACCCAGACTAATGGGCAAGTCGAAAGTACCGCTCTCTCGGGACTCGCTTTTTTCGGAGCCATCGCCGTTGCCATGAAAGGCACTCTGTTTTCGAGTGATTCCTGGCATTCGATTACGTCCATTGCTGGAGAAGTAAAAAATCCGCAGAAAAATATCGGTTTGAGTCTGGTACTGGGTACGCTGATTGTCACGTTTCTGTACGTCCTTACCAACGTCATGTATCTGGCCGTTGTACCCTTGCATGAAATGGCCTTTGCCCCGAATGACCGCGTAGGCGTCGTTGCCGCCGATTACATTTTTGGCTCTTGGGGTACCATCGCCATAGCCATTATGATCATGATTTCCACCTTTGGCTGTAACAATGGGTTGATCCTTTCCGGTGCACGCGTGTACTATACCATGGCGAAGGATGGCCTGTTTTTTCACAAAGCGGGACTTCTTAATAAAAACAAAGTACCCGCCTACAGTCTCTGGATTCAATGTGCCTGGGCGAGTCTACTTTGCCTGACGGGTGAGTACAACCGTCTGTTGGCTCTGGTCATTTTTGGTGTACTGATTTTCTATATCCTGACCATCTTAGGCATTTATGTGCTACGGGTCAAGCAACCCGATACCCCCCGCCCCTATCGGGCTTTTGGGTACCCGTATTTGCCGATCATCTATGTCGTCGTGGCTTTATTTCTGGCCGTACTGCTCTTGATCTTCGAAGCTCAGTATACCCTTCCGGGTCTGGGATTGATTCTATTGGGAATTCCGGTGTACTATCTGGTGATGCGAAAAAAGGAGCCGGTAGAGGCTTAG
- the fabF gene encoding beta-ketoacyl-ACP synthase II: MNRVVITGLGALTPLGNTVSDFWNNLITGTSGAARITRFNPEAFRTQIACELKDFRASDYLDRNEIRRTDPFTQYALIAADQAIADSGLDFNSMDPFDTGVIWGSGQGGMETFEEQVKEYTLGQFKPRFNPFFVPKLIVNMASGLISIKHGLMGINYTTVSACATSNTAIMDAFNYIRWGKAKVMVTGGSEAPITEASVGGFAAMKAMSTRNDDPATASRPFDVARDGFVMGEGAGALILEEYEHAKARGARIYAELAGAAMTADAYHMTATHPEGLGAMQAMKLALKDAELPLEAVDYLNVHATSTPVGDLSEINAIQGLFGNDPRHLHLSATKSMTGHLLGAAGAVEAIACILAIENSLIPPTINTEQLDPQVPAALQIIRGEARELAVEVAMSNTFGFGGHNGIVVFKKFRG, from the coding sequence ATGAATCGCGTAGTCATTACCGGGCTAGGTGCCCTAACGCCGCTGGGCAATACCGTTTCAGATTTCTGGAACAACCTGATTACAGGTACGAGCGGAGCCGCCCGTATTACCAGATTTAATCCCGAGGCTTTTCGTACCCAGATTGCCTGTGAACTCAAGGACTTCCGGGCGTCGGATTATCTGGACAGAAATGAAATCCGCCGTACCGATCCTTTCACCCAATACGCCCTCATTGCGGCCGATCAGGCCATTGCGGATTCAGGCCTGGACTTCAATTCCATGGATCCCTTTGATACCGGTGTCATCTGGGGTTCCGGGCAGGGCGGGATGGAAACCTTCGAAGAGCAGGTCAAAGAATATACCTTAGGTCAGTTCAAACCCCGGTTTAATCCCTTTTTTGTTCCCAAACTCATTGTCAACATGGCTTCGGGCCTGATCTCGATCAAACATGGGCTCATGGGGATCAATTACACCACGGTATCCGCCTGTGCCACGTCGAATACCGCCATTATGGATGCCTTCAACTACATCCGTTGGGGTAAGGCCAAGGTGATGGTCACGGGTGGTTCGGAAGCTCCCATTACGGAAGCATCGGTGGGTGGTTTTGCGGCGATGAAAGCCATGTCTACGCGGAATGATGATCCGGCCACGGCTTCGCGGCCATTTGATGTAGCTCGCGATGGCTTTGTTATGGGCGAAGGAGCTGGTGCTCTGATTCTGGAAGAGTACGAACATGCCAAAGCCCGGGGTGCCCGCATTTACGCTGAACTGGCTGGGGCAGCCATGACGGCGGATGCGTACCACATGACCGCGACGCATCCCGAAGGCCTCGGGGCCATGCAGGCGATGAAACTGGCTCTGAAAGATGCCGAACTTCCGCTCGAAGCCGTCGATTACCTGAATGTACACGCGACTTCAACGCCCGTAGGCGATTTGAGTGAAATTAACGCGATTCAGGGGCTCTTTGGTAACGATCCCCGGCATTTACACCTCAGTGCCACGAAGTCGATGACGGGGCACTTGCTGGGAGCAGCCGGAGCCGTTGAAGCCATTGCCTGTATTCTGGCGATTGAAAACAGCCTTATTCCTCCTACCATCAATACTGAACAACTGGACCCACAGGTTCCGGCGGCCTTGCAAATCATACGGGGCGAAGCCCGGGAGCTAGCGGTTGAGGTGGCTATGAGCAATACGTTTGGCTTCGGTGGACACAATGGTATTGTCGTTTTCAAAAAGTTCAGGGGCTAA
- a CDS encoding HD domain-containing protein gives METLEKIQEFARQAHEGQRRKYADEPYINHPIRVMQVCEAYTQELPVLAAALLHDVLEDTEVTAEEMQEFLSGVMGEAEVRRTLKLVQELTDVYTHADYPGLNRDQRKSREAERMAKVSPAAQTIKYADILDNSLDIVESESDFAPKYLIESKTLLQRMTWGDKTLHKRAAEAVGQGLLKVRGRK, from the coding sequence ATGGAAACCTTAGAAAAAATTCAGGAATTTGCCCGTCAGGCTCACGAGGGGCAACGGCGGAAATATGCCGACGAACCGTATATCAACCATCCCATCCGGGTGATGCAGGTGTGTGAAGCATATACGCAGGAATTACCCGTATTAGCGGCGGCCTTACTGCACGATGTCCTGGAAGATACGGAAGTAACCGCCGAGGAAATGCAGGAATTCCTATCAGGTGTGATGGGAGAAGCAGAGGTACGACGAACCTTGAAGTTAGTACAGGAACTAACTGACGTATATACGCATGCGGATTATCCGGGTCTGAATCGGGATCAACGAAAAAGTCGGGAAGCAGAACGAATGGCCAAAGTCAGCCCGGCCGCTCAGACGATCAAGTACGCGGATATTCTGGATAATAGTCTGGATATTGTCGAATCGGAATCTGATTTTGCTCCGAAGTACCTGATTGAATCCAAAACGCTGCTTCAACGCATGACGTGGGGTGATAAGACACTCCACAAACGGGCGGCCGAAGCCGTAGGACAAGGGTTGCTTAAGGTTCGAGGTAGGAAATGA
- a CDS encoding TetR/AcrR family transcriptional regulator, with translation MADTREKIQELARILIQTKGYNAFSFADIAGPLQIKNAAIHYHFPSKEALGISVITEGTTAMQKAFRQWSSLPERQQVEAFVTTFGQWQQQGLVCLMGSLSPDFGTLPAGMQQGLQQMCTSIIDWLTERLEQGRQKQQFHFEGDARIRAMMVVSHLISSLLLSRVFEEDTLSQTTPQLLQDLF, from the coding sequence ATGGCTGATACCCGAGAAAAAATACAGGAGCTGGCCCGTATCCTGATTCAAACCAAGGGCTATAATGCCTTTAGTTTTGCCGACATTGCCGGCCCCCTGCAAATCAAAAACGCGGCGATTCATTACCATTTTCCATCGAAAGAAGCTCTCGGCATTAGCGTCATTACGGAAGGTACGACGGCTATGCAGAAAGCCTTCCGTCAGTGGTCTTCTTTACCAGAACGCCAGCAGGTAGAGGCGTTTGTCACCACCTTTGGGCAATGGCAGCAGCAGGGCCTGGTCTGCCTGATGGGTTCATTGAGTCCTGATTTTGGTACGCTGCCGGCTGGTATGCAACAGGGTCTGCAACAGATGTGTACGAGCATTATCGACTGGCTTACCGAACGCCTCGAACAGGGGCGGCAAAAGCAACAATTCCATTTTGAAGGGGATGCCCGAATTCGGGCGATGATGGTGGTTTCTCATCTAATCTCTTCCCTGCTGCTTTCCCGCGTTTTTGAAGAAGATACCCTTTCACAAACGACCCCACAACTGCTTCAGGACTTATTCTAA